The following proteins come from a genomic window of Natrinema saccharevitans:
- a CDS encoding Coenzyme F420 hydrogenase/dehydrogenase, beta subunit C-terminal domain produces the protein MGTDREDERSESSKKRAGAERHASREAERSEDEPPFPHVPDSDDDDDAVVVPDAAGGASRSRENTDHAREGAIATDGGASAEGDSCSPDSCTCGEQTAADAEPETQPVATDGAGVANVDEMGELGDLEFTEPAEDASQDVYDDAPDTRVGVPEGVDLDTPEYSIRSRMNDIETPDEKTWFMELDEAVIDEGRCIQCGTCVAACPSDSIGVGDDGLPELVKMCTGCSMCWDFCPRGGMRYERQWKITGGEDNVKGAGDPITEFSARVEDDWTDGAQDGGVVTGVLATLLEEGEIDGALVATESDEEAWKAESYLATTTEELIENAGTVYNQTLALGNLDLEQWEHKLPDKDWEDLSLAIVGTPCEIEGIRALQDFEWDYQAQNEGIRAVDYTIALMCTKNFNYHSLMGEQLEEQRGISPEEIGKMDVLDGKMMVYDHDGEMIVEEDIENFHDAALKGCDECADFTGFCSDITVGSVGSSDEYSSVIVRTEQGMNAWELTEPKLDYHDLEDKSAVGKLQGWDKKKAFESLERPFDPDAPRFIEYSDHAENYGTALNPHDQAH, from the coding sequence ATGGGGACTGACCGCGAGGACGAACGCAGCGAGTCCTCGAAGAAGCGAGCGGGAGCGGAGCGACACGCGAGCCGCGAGGCCGAGCGAAGCGAGGACGAACCCCCTTTCCCCCACGTTCCCGACTCGGACGACGATGACGACGCCGTCGTCGTCCCCGACGCCGCGGGCGGCGCGTCCCGCTCCCGGGAGAACACCGACCACGCTCGAGAGGGCGCCATCGCGACCGACGGCGGTGCGAGCGCAGAGGGTGACAGCTGCTCGCCCGATTCCTGTACCTGCGGCGAGCAGACCGCTGCCGATGCCGAACCGGAAACGCAGCCCGTCGCCACGGACGGTGCCGGCGTCGCCAACGTCGACGAGATGGGCGAACTCGGCGACCTCGAGTTCACCGAGCCCGCCGAGGACGCCAGTCAGGACGTCTACGACGACGCCCCCGATACGCGCGTCGGGGTTCCCGAGGGCGTCGATCTGGACACGCCGGAGTACTCGATCCGCTCGCGGATGAACGACATCGAGACGCCGGACGAGAAGACCTGGTTCATGGAACTGGACGAGGCGGTCATCGACGAGGGCCGCTGTATCCAGTGTGGGACCTGCGTCGCCGCCTGTCCGTCGGACTCGATCGGGGTCGGCGACGACGGCCTGCCGGAACTGGTCAAGATGTGTACCGGCTGTTCGATGTGTTGGGACTTCTGTCCCCGCGGCGGCATGCGCTACGAGCGCCAGTGGAAGATCACCGGCGGCGAGGACAACGTCAAAGGCGCGGGCGACCCGATCACGGAGTTCTCGGCGAGGGTCGAGGACGACTGGACCGACGGGGCCCAGGACGGCGGCGTCGTCACCGGCGTCCTCGCGACGCTGCTCGAGGAAGGCGAGATCGACGGCGCGCTCGTCGCGACCGAGAGCGACGAGGAGGCCTGGAAGGCCGAGAGTTACCTCGCCACCACGACCGAGGAACTCATCGAAAACGCCGGCACCGTCTACAACCAGACGCTGGCGCTTGGCAACCTCGATCTCGAGCAGTGGGAACACAAACTCCCCGACAAGGACTGGGAGGACCTCTCGCTGGCCATCGTCGGCACGCCCTGTGAGATCGAGGGCATCCGCGCCCTGCAGGACTTCGAGTGGGACTACCAGGCCCAGAACGAGGGCATCCGCGCGGTCGATTACACGATCGCGCTGATGTGTACGAAGAACTTCAACTACCACAGCCTCATGGGCGAGCAACTCGAGGAGCAACGCGGCATCTCACCCGAAGAGATCGGCAAGATGGACGTCCTCGACGGGAAGATGATGGTCTACGACCACGACGGCGAGATGATCGTCGAGGAGGACATCGAGAACTTCCACGACGCCGCGCTCAAGGGCTGTGACGAGTGTGCCGACTTCACCGGGTTCTGTTCGGACATCACCGTCGGCTCCGTCGGCTCGAGCGACGAGTACTCGAGCGTCATCGTCCGCACCGAGCAGGGGATGAACGCCTGGGAGCTGACCGAGCCGAAACTCGACTACCACGACTTGGAGGACAAGTCGGCGGTCGGCAAACTACAGGGCTGGGACAAAAAGAAGGCCTTCGAGAGCTTGGAGCGGCCCTTCGACCCCGACGCGCCGCGGTTCATCGAGTACTCCGATCACGCCGAGAACTACGGCACGGCGCTGAACCCCCACGATCAGGCCCACTAG
- the thiE gene encoding thiamine phosphate synthase translates to MNPSNWRTYLVTQASISDGRSTPEIVRAAIDGGVDAVQLREKDASARSRYELGLELRELTADAGVDLLVNDRVDIAEAIDADGVHVGQSDLSVGVARDLFGPDAIVGCSTSTVAEAREAEREGADYLGVGAVYGTSSKDVEDGKDGIGPERIAEIVDAVSIPVVGIGGITADNAGPVVEAGAAGVAVISEIATAAAPAAATEALAEAVETSKGVADGGRGE, encoded by the coding sequence GTGAATCCCTCGAACTGGCGGACCTACCTCGTCACGCAGGCGTCGATCTCCGACGGCCGGTCGACGCCCGAGATCGTCCGTGCGGCCATCGACGGCGGCGTCGACGCCGTCCAGCTGCGCGAGAAGGACGCGAGCGCCCGCTCGCGGTACGAACTGGGCCTCGAGTTGCGCGAGCTGACGGCCGACGCGGGCGTCGACCTGCTCGTCAACGACCGGGTCGACATCGCCGAGGCGATCGACGCCGACGGCGTCCACGTCGGCCAGTCCGACCTGTCGGTCGGGGTCGCCCGCGACCTGTTCGGGCCGGACGCGATCGTCGGCTGTTCGACGTCGACGGTCGCCGAGGCCCGCGAGGCCGAACGCGAGGGCGCGGACTACCTCGGCGTCGGGGCGGTCTACGGCACCTCCTCGAAGGACGTCGAGGACGGGAAAGACGGGATCGGCCCGGAACGGATCGCCGAGATCGTCGACGCCGTCTCGATCCCTGTCGTTGGGATCGGCGGCATCACGGCCGACAACGCCGGTCCGGTGGTCGAGGCGGGCGCGGCCGGCGTGGCCGTCATCAGCGAGATCGCGACGGCCGCCGCCCCGGCGGCGGCGACCGAGGCGCTTGCCGAGGCCGTCGAAACCTCGAAGGGAGTCGCCGACGGAGGTCGAGGCGAATGA
- a CDS encoding GNAT family N-acetyltransferase encodes MPSDARIRVATPTDSAAARDIYAPFCESTAVTFEETPPTERELADRIESTLERHPWLVCERDGAVVGYAYAGPLRKRRAYEWVVELSVYVAASARGSSVGRALYESLFAVLERQGIRDAYAVTTVPNPETERFHESMGFERLVDFPAIGYTQDEWQDVAWWRRPLAEKSDAPDRPRPFPAVREDDDWEALVRTGEDALEPSP; translated from the coding sequence ATGCCTTCCGACGCTCGGATCCGCGTCGCGACGCCGACCGACTCGGCCGCCGCGCGCGACATCTACGCGCCCTTCTGCGAGTCGACGGCGGTCACCTTCGAAGAGACCCCACCGACCGAACGCGAGCTGGCCGACCGGATCGAGTCGACCCTCGAGCGACATCCGTGGCTCGTCTGTGAACGCGACGGCGCGGTCGTCGGCTACGCCTACGCCGGCCCGCTTCGGAAGCGCCGCGCCTACGAGTGGGTCGTCGAACTGTCGGTCTACGTCGCCGCGTCGGCCCGCGGGTCGAGCGTCGGTCGCGCGCTCTACGAGTCGCTGTTCGCCGTCCTCGAGCGCCAGGGGATCCGCGACGCCTACGCCGTGACGACGGTTCCCAATCCCGAGACGGAGCGGTTCCACGAGTCGATGGGGTTCGAGCGGCTGGTCGACTTCCCGGCGATCGGCTACACGCAAGACGAGTGGCAGGACGTAGCGTGGTGGCGGCGACCGCTGGCCGAGAAGTCCGACGCGCCCGACCGGCCGCGACCGTTTCCGGCCGTCCGCGAGGACGACGACTGGGAGGCGCTCGTCCGGACCGGCGAAGACGCCCTCGAGCCGTCGCCGTAG
- a CDS encoding AEC family transporter: MADLLAIFGSAIGPIVAIAAVGYVLATVKAVDPEPLNTAVVYVLAPALVFHSLATTELEAATLVRVTVGIGVFTAAMWAVAELAGRAVGEREPALSGLVLVAIFTNSGNLGIPVSDFAFGPVGRQTAVLFLSVQSVLMYTVGVYVASRSSGSAGLEGVRRVFYIPLVYAVAAALGARALGVVPPADTAAMETLRLVGDASIPLMLLILGIQLARADTASAISRAWPATALKTVVAPVVGLGVAVLIGFENPTVARVFVLETAMPAAVTPLVLVIEFADGARTEGILVSEYVSTCVLLTTLLSVPILTGLIALLQSGVVI, from the coding sequence ATGGCCGACCTGCTCGCCATCTTCGGCTCGGCGATCGGACCGATCGTCGCCATCGCGGCGGTGGGCTACGTGCTGGCCACCGTCAAGGCGGTCGATCCCGAGCCACTGAACACCGCCGTCGTCTACGTCCTCGCGCCCGCCCTGGTCTTTCACAGCCTCGCCACCACCGAACTCGAGGCGGCGACGCTGGTGCGCGTGACGGTCGGAATCGGCGTCTTCACGGCCGCGATGTGGGCGGTCGCGGAACTGGCCGGCCGCGCCGTCGGCGAACGGGAGCCGGCGCTGAGTGGGCTGGTACTCGTCGCGATCTTCACCAACTCCGGCAACCTCGGGATCCCGGTCTCGGACTTCGCGTTCGGCCCGGTCGGCCGCCAGACGGCCGTCCTCTTCCTCTCGGTCCAGTCCGTGCTGATGTACACTGTCGGCGTCTACGTCGCCTCCCGGAGCAGCGGCTCGGCCGGCCTCGAGGGCGTCCGCCGGGTGTTCTACATCCCGCTGGTCTACGCCGTCGCCGCCGCGCTGGGCGCGCGGGCGCTGGGCGTCGTCCCACCGGCGGACACCGCGGCGATGGAGACCCTGCGACTCGTCGGCGACGCCTCGATCCCGCTGATGTTGCTCATCCTCGGGATCCAGCTCGCGCGGGCCGACACCGCCTCGGCGATTTCCCGGGCCTGGCCCGCGACCGCGCTCAAGACGGTCGTCGCGCCGGTGGTCGGACTCGGCGTCGCCGTGCTGATCGGCTTCGAGAACCCGACCGTCGCGCGCGTGTTCGTCCTCGAGACGGCCATGCCCGCCGCGGTGACGCCGCTGGTGTTGGTCATCGAGTTCGCGGACGGCGCGCGAACGGAGGGGATTCTCGTCTCGGAGTACGTCTCGACCTGCGTCCTCCTGACGACGCTGCTTTCGGTGCCGATACTGACCGGGCTGATCGCACTCCTGCAGTCGGGCGTGGTGATCTGA
- the thiM gene encoding hydroxyethylthiazole kinase yields MSVTDIAAADLADSVRTVRETEPLVQHVTNTVTINDVANLTLHWGGLPVMADSFGDAGEMTAAARALVINIGQIPDDRVEAMHEAGRKANERDVPVVLDPVGLGSTPSREAVTESLLEAVEFAAIKGNYGEISALAGVEANVEGVESVGDYEAIEETAQSVADSTGAVVVASGVEDVVADADGAVRLSAGHEMLGDVVGTGCMLGATVGTFAGALEDTREAAVHGTLAFGLAGERAAAMDYAGPGSYRTNFQDAVSGVTGDDLESSELTDRIEPAL; encoded by the coding sequence ATGAGCGTTACCGACATCGCCGCGGCCGACCTCGCCGACTCGGTTCGGACCGTTCGGGAGACGGAGCCGCTCGTCCAGCACGTGACCAACACGGTGACGATCAACGACGTGGCGAACCTGACGCTGCACTGGGGCGGACTGCCGGTGATGGCCGACTCCTTCGGCGACGCCGGCGAGATGACCGCGGCCGCGCGCGCCCTCGTCATCAACATCGGGCAGATCCCCGACGACCGCGTCGAGGCCATGCACGAGGCCGGTCGGAAGGCCAACGAGCGCGACGTGCCGGTCGTCCTCGACCCCGTCGGCCTCGGCTCGACCCCCTCTCGCGAGGCGGTCACCGAGAGCCTCCTCGAGGCGGTCGAGTTCGCCGCGATCAAGGGCAACTACGGCGAGATCAGCGCCCTGGCCGGGGTCGAAGCGAACGTCGAGGGCGTCGAGTCCGTCGGCGACTACGAGGCGATCGAGGAGACCGCCCAGTCGGTCGCCGACTCGACCGGCGCGGTCGTCGTCGCCTCGGGCGTCGAGGACGTCGTCGCCGACGCCGACGGCGCGGTCCGCCTGTCGGCCGGCCACGAGATGCTCGGCGACGTCGTCGGCACCGGTTGCATGCTCGGCGCGACCGTCGGCACCTTCGCCGGCGCGCTCGAGGACACCCGCGAGGCCGCCGTCCACGGCACGCTCGCGTTCGGTCTCGCCGGCGAGCGCGCGGCCGCGATGGACTACGCCGGTCCGGGCAGTTACCGAACGAACTTCCAGGACGCCGTCTCCGGCGTGACCGGCGACGACCTCGAGTCGTCCGAACTCACAGACCGGATCGAACCGGCGCTGTAA
- a CDS encoding nitrite/sulfite reductase: MNTVEQHKQEKHPLDVIDDVYDYADEELSFEEIEARAGGGEWERLKWAGMYAQKQEGYFMIRTKVPGGKLTPEQAEVIGEVTDDLAVAPEEYGGEEQNELWGDAYLDITTRQDIQKHWIRVEDVPEMWDRYDEVGLTTVQGCGDSARNVLGCPAAGLDDHECFNAQPVIEAVSDFFTENREYANLPRKFKMTITGCAHDCAQSQINDVGLVPAKKEIGVSAEAGGSSDGGEYLYGFHARVGGGLSDGPRMSSELDAFIRPEDAVEFCRAVAQTFKELGDRNNRGVCRMRYLVEQMGAEKFEEAVRDRCTVDLPTGGQNLTVGYQGDHVGVHEQKQDGLNYVGFNVIAGRMGGDEFAEAARAAETYGTEDASVRLATDQNFLITHIPDENVDDLLAEPFAREYSPDPGPFSRGAVGCTGNEFCNYAIIETKKRTKRWARELDDRIDVPDDIESIRMHMSGCSASCAQPQIADIGFRGETVKLEDEDGDDIVEGMDFGLGGSLGADNEFLDWVESAVPADSVIPALEQLFEAYSEDRDEGEQFYEWCRGVDNGQLRSIMQDADAPVVRGVAHGD; the protein is encoded by the coding sequence ATGAATACGGTCGAGCAGCACAAACAGGAGAAACATCCCCTCGACGTCATCGACGACGTCTACGACTACGCCGACGAGGAACTCTCCTTCGAGGAGATCGAAGCACGCGCCGGCGGCGGCGAGTGGGAGCGCCTGAAGTGGGCCGGCATGTACGCCCAGAAGCAGGAGGGCTACTTCATGATCCGGACCAAGGTCCCCGGCGGGAAGCTCACGCCGGAACAGGCTGAGGTCATCGGCGAGGTCACCGACGACCTCGCGGTCGCCCCCGAGGAGTACGGCGGCGAGGAGCAGAACGAACTCTGGGGCGACGCCTACCTCGACATCACGACCCGACAGGACATCCAGAAACACTGGATCCGCGTCGAGGACGTGCCCGAGATGTGGGACCGCTACGACGAGGTCGGTCTGACGACGGTCCAGGGCTGTGGTGACTCGGCCCGGAACGTCCTCGGCTGCCCCGCGGCCGGTCTCGACGACCACGAGTGTTTCAACGCCCAACCGGTCATCGAGGCCGTCTCGGACTTCTTCACCGAGAACCGCGAGTACGCTAACCTCCCCCGGAAGTTCAAGATGACGATCACGGGCTGTGCCCACGACTGCGCCCAGTCCCAGATCAACGACGTCGGGCTCGTCCCCGCGAAAAAGGAGATCGGCGTCTCCGCCGAAGCCGGAGGCTCGTCCGACGGTGGCGAGTACCTCTACGGCTTCCACGCCCGCGTCGGCGGCGGCCTCTCCGACGGCCCGCGGATGAGTTCCGAACTCGACGCCTTCATCAGGCCCGAGGACGCCGTCGAGTTCTGTCGTGCCGTCGCCCAGACGTTCAAGGAACTGGGCGACCGGAACAACCGCGGCGTCTGTCGCATGCGGTATCTCGTCGAGCAGATGGGGGCCGAGAAGTTCGAGGAGGCCGTCCGCGACCGCTGTACCGTCGACCTGCCGACCGGCGGCCAGAACCTCACCGTCGGCTATCAGGGCGATCACGTCGGCGTCCACGAGCAGAAACAGGACGGCCTCAACTACGTCGGCTTCAACGTGATCGCCGGCCGCATGGGCGGCGACGAGTTCGCGGAAGCCGCCCGCGCCGCCGAGACGTACGGGACCGAGGACGCCTCCGTCCGCCTCGCGACCGACCAGAACTTCCTCATCACGCACATCCCCGACGAGAACGTCGACGACCTGCTGGCGGAGCCGTTCGCCCGGGAGTACAGCCCCGATCCGGGGCCGTTCTCCCGCGGCGCGGTCGGCTGTACGGGCAACGAGTTCTGTAACTACGCCATCATCGAGACGAAAAAGCGGACCAAGCGCTGGGCCCGCGAACTCGACGACCGCATCGACGTGCCCGACGACATCGAGTCCATCCGGATGCACATGTCCGGCTGCTCGGCCTCGTGTGCCCAGCCCCAGATCGCCGACATCGGCTTCCGCGGCGAGACGGTCAAGCTCGAGGACGAGGACGGTGACGACATCGTCGAGGGAATGGACTTCGGTCTCGGCGGTTCGCTGGGTGCCGACAACGAGTTCCTCGACTGGGTCGAGAGCGCCGTGCCCGCCGACTCCGTGATCCCAGCCCTCGAGCAGCTGTTCGAGGCCTACAGCGAGGATCGCGACGAGGGCGAGCAGTTCTACGAGTGGTGTCGCGGCGTCGACAACGGGCAGCTTCGGTCGATCATGCAGGACGCGGACGCACCGGTTGTACGAGGTGTCGCTCATGGGGACTGA